One genomic segment of Ricinus communis isolate WT05 ecotype wild-type chromosome 5, ASM1957865v1, whole genome shotgun sequence includes these proteins:
- the LOC8287769 gene encoding mitochondrial inner membrane protein OXA1 yields MAYIRSLTTRSTLLKRHCHPSFTFFLHQHSDDHNNTSIDEFSSVQGRGFHSKSSGSFDIRPFQEIRFRDAYSLSPSIGASFCRYMSSTVGEGSDHKIELISDVADVVLTDASAQSVATNVTAPVVNEVAAAAADCFAPVAVLQHVIDAVHNLTGFNWWASIVLTTLIIRTMMVPLMINQLKATSKLTLMRPRLEEIKQQMDNTAMDPAAIAEGNKRMKMLFKEYGASPFTPMKGIFVQGPVFVCFFLAIRNMAEKVPSFKNGGAFWFVDLSTPDSLYIFPVLTALTFWITVELNMQEGLEGNPVAGTMKNISRVFAALTVPLTMGFPKAIFCYWVTTNLFSFAYGGVLKLPGVKQFLGVPKIPVAPASSTSQSSFSLSAAVKGALSAKHEPAASSSSSADLSQKIQTLEKQVKGRKRRTRR; encoded by the exons ATGGCGTATATACGCAGCCTCACTACTCGGTCAACCCTTCTAAAACGACACTGTCACCCTTcgtttactttctttcttcatcAACATAGTGATGATCACAACAACACTTCcattgatgaattctcatctGTTCAAGGAAGGGGATTCCATAGCAAAAGCAGCGGCAGCTTTGATATTAGGCCGTTTCAAGAAATAAGATTTAGGGATGCTTATTCTCTTTCGCCAAGTATTGGGGCGTCGTTCTGTCGGTACATGTCATCTACAGTTGGGGAAGGGTCAGATCATAAAATTGAGCTCATCAGTGATGTTGCTGATGTAGTGCTCACAGACGCTAGTGCGCAATCTGTTGCTACAAATGTTACAGCTCCTGTTGTTAATGaagttgctgctgctgctgctgattGTTTTGCACCTGTTGCTGTTCTTCAGCATGTTATTGATGCTGTTCATAATTTAACTGGTTTCAATTG GTGGGCTTCTATAGTTTTAACGACTCTGATAATTAGAACTATGATGGTTCCGCTGATGATAAATCAACTCAAAGCTACTTCAAAACTCACT CTTATGAGGCCACGTTTGGAGGAGATCAAGCAACAGATGGACAATACT GCTATGGATCCTGCAGCTATAGCTGAAggcaataaacgaatgaaaaTGCTTTTCAAGGA ATATGGTGCGAGTCCTTTTACTCCTATGAAGGGGATCTTTGTTCAAGGTCCTGTCTTTGTCTGTTTCTTCCTGGCT ATCAGAAACATGGCAGAAAAAGTGCCATCATTCAAGAATGGTGGAGCATTTTGGTTTGTTGATTTGTCAACTCCAGATAGTCTATATATCTTTCCAGTTTTGACAGCGTTGACTTTCTGGATCACTGTCGAG CTCAACATGCAAGAAGGTTTAGAGGGAAATCCTGTTGCTGGTACcatgaaaaatatatctagGGTCTTTGCTGCTCTTACAGTTCCATTGACCATGGGTTTCCCCAAG GCTATATTTTGTTATTGGGTAACAACCAACTTATTCTCGTTTGCTTATGGTGGAG tGCTTAAACTTCCTGGGGTAAAGCAGTTCTTAGGTGTTCCTAAAATACCTGTGGCTCCAGCAAGTTCTACCTCGCAGTCTTCCTTCAGTTTGTCAGCAGCAGTAAAAGGGGCCCTCTCAGCAAAACATGAACCTGCTGCATCATCATCGTCATCTGCAGATCTTAGTCAGAAGATTCAAACTTTAGAGAAGCAAGTAAAGGGAAGAAAGAGACGCACGAGGcgataa
- the LOC8287770 gene encoding non-specific lipid-transfer protein A-like yields the protein MRHLAGLLTILMLILGSAAGDPLPPCTVIVNQLNPCVPFLTRNVATPSQTCCGGVRYLANYSSSKGDRISICQCIEGSQSMFPLIDFSLISNLPASCSVPITLPKITPTFDCSTV from the exons aTGAGGCACCTAGCTGGTTTATTAACCATTCTGATGCTGATATTAGGCTCTGCAGCAGGGGACCCTTTACCACCTTGCACTGTAATAGTGAACCAACTGAACCCTTGTGTTCCTTTCCTGACTAGAAATGTGGCAACCCCATCTCAGACATGCTGCGGTGGTGTGAGATATTTAGCAAATTACTCCAGTAGCAAGGGAGATAGAATAAGTATCTGCCAATGCATTGAGGGCTCTCAATCAATGTTCCCACTTATTGATTTCTCTCTTATATCTAACCTTCCTGCCAGTTGTAGTGTGCCTATAACGCTGCCTAAGATTACTCCAACATTCGACTGCTCCAC GGTATGA
- the LOC8287771 gene encoding non-specific lipid-transfer protein A-like: MSHKEVERLGMRHLAGILTILMLVLGSATGAPLPPCNMIVNQLNPCVPFLTRNMATPSQMCCNGVRYLANYSSSKADRISICQCIEGSRSMFPLVDFSLISDLPASCRVPITLPKITPTFDCSTA, encoded by the exons atGTCACACAAAGAGGTTGAAAGATTAGGCATGAGGCACCTAGCTGGTATTTTGACCATTCTGATGCTGGTATTAGGCTCTGCAACAGGGGCCCCTTTACCACCTTGCAATATGATAGTGAACCAACTGAATCCCTGTGTTCCTTTCCTGACTAGAAATATGGCCACCCCATCTCAGATGTGCTGCAATGGGGTGAGATATTTAGCAAATTACTCCAGTAGCAAGGCagatagaattagtatctGCCAATGCATTGAGGGCTCTCGATCAATGTTTCCACTCGTTGATTTCTCGCTTATATCTGACCTTCCTGCCAGTTGTAGGGTGCCCATAACGTTGCCTAAGATTACTCCAACATTCGACTGCTCCAC GGCCTGA
- the LOC8287772 gene encoding putative RING-H2 finger protein ATL21A — MAKLILFFFLVFVTVAHGLQFCQESCSRTGQEIRFPFGLTGGRCSYPGFNLSCSAGDQTILALPRAGNFIVQFIDYSAQQIYIRDPGNCIAERFLKNFSLSGSPFIAEIYRSFTFLNCSSNFSASFLPPSSRKVKCLSSENSTVVALLNSYDQGYEPSSFPSCTVMAKRVEVPVSWYRWAEGDASLTWTKPDCRSCEERGGTCGFKGDTGLDIGCFDLPRSKRALPRSAKYGIIIGIGIPGLLCIIGLGCYVAGRVGTYRRSLHSSTALNATFPRQPSMAVTGIDGATLELYPKTLLGESRRLPKPNDNTCPICLCEYQPKETLRTIPECNHYFHADCIDEWLKMNATCPLCRNSPDVSSVATPSSSLSASSIATTPSSSLSDSSSSLYSGP; from the exons ATGGCCAAGTtaatcctcttcttctttcttgtcTTTGTGACAGTAGCACATGGTCTCCAATTCTGCCAAGAATCTTGCAGTCGAACAGGCCAAGAAATTCGATTCCCTTTTGGACTTACCGGAGGTAGATGCAGCTATCCTGGTTTCAATCTTTCCTGCTCTGCTGGAGACCAGACGATCCTCGCTCTCCCTCGTGCCGGAAACTTCATAGTCCAATTCATCGATTACTCGGCTCAACAAATATACATTAGAGACCCTGGAAACTGTATTGCCGAACGTTTCTTAAAGAATTTTAGTCTCTCAGGATCGCCTTTTATTGCAGAAATATATCGCAGCTTCACTTTTCTCAACTGCTCGTCAAATTTCTCTGCCTCCTTTCTCCCTCCTTCTTCAAGGAAAGTTAAGTGCCTCAGTAGCGAAAATTCCACTGTTGTGGCTTTACTGAACAGTTATGATCAGGGCTACGAGCCATCTTCATTTCCGTCGTGTACGGTGATGGCAAAAAGAGTTGAAGTTCCGGTATCGTGGTATCGCTGGGCTGAAGGAGATGCCTCTTTAACATGGACAAAACCGGATTGTAGAAGTTGTGAAGAGCGCGGTGGCACTTGTGGATTCAAAGGTGATACAGGTTTAGATATTGGTTGCTTCGATCTGCCCCGTTCTAAACGCG CTCTGCCAAGAAGTGCAAAGTATGGCATAATAATCGGGATTGGAATACCAGGACTACTCTGCATAATTGGGCTTGGCTGTTATGTGGCAGGCAGAGTCGGGACATACAGGCGTAGCCTCCACTCTAGCACAGCACTCAACGCCACATTTCCACGGCAACCATCCATGGCAGTGACAGGAATCGACGGAGCAACATTAGAATTATACCCAAAAACATTACTAGGCGAAAGTCGACGATTGCCTAAGCCTAATGATAACACTTGCCCCATATGTTTATGCGAGTATCAACCTAAGGAGACATTAAGAACTATACCTGAATGCAACCATTATTTCCACGCTGATTGCATTGATGAGTGGCTTAAAATGAATGCAACATGCCCTCTCTGTCGAAATTCGCCGGATGTTTCTTCCGTAGCTACACCTTCCTCATCATTGTCTGCTTCCTCTATTGCTACTACCCCTTCCTCATCGTTGTCCGATTCATCATCTTCATTGTATTCTGGACCATAA
- the LOC8287773 gene encoding putative E3 ubiquitin-protein ligase UBR7, which produces MDGAFEDDNEQSITIDEYLNKVEAEELEADLVLGGDEGKECTYTTGYMKRQAIFSCLTCTPDGNAGVCTACSLSCHDGHEIVELWTKRNFRCDCGNSKFGENFCKLFPQKDLENGKNSYNHNFKGSYCSCGRPYPDPDVEEQEEMIQCIMCEDWFHEEHLGLESSDEIPRDEEGEPLYEDFICKTCSATCSFLTLYPQTIWAAGGQSGDVTANTSKDKNVLEDIPSACGSGKLENDACSHGSGEDIMANANCGSISVAKTSLIGESSEKNIDSNQSTKDANLQTPCVLGVDTVATFPVLESKPLFLAKNWRDTLCRCDKCLDMYSQNHASYFLDKEDSIAEYEKMAKEKREEKLQKQEGAELSFFNKLGHIEKMEILSGIADFKEEFRTFLESFDTSKTITSSDVHQIFENLAKKRRRME; this is translated from the exons ATGGACGGTGCTTTTGAAGATGATAATGAACAGTCAATAACTATTGATGAGTATCTTAATAAGGTCGAAGCAGAGGAGTTG GAAGCAGATTTGGTTTTGGGTGGAGATGAGGGCAAAGAATGCACCTATACGACAGGATATATGAAGAGACAGGCAATTTTCTCATGTCTGACTTGCACTCCAGATGGTAATGCTGGAGTTTGCACTGCTTGTAGCTTGTCTTGCCACGATGGCCATGAG ATTGTGGAATTATGGACCAAGAGAAATTTTCGCTGTGATTGTGGAAATTCAAAATTTGGGGAGAACTTCTGCAAGCTTTTCCCACAGAAAGACTTAGAGAATGGGAAGAATTCATACAACCATAATTTTAAAGGTTCATACTGCAGTTGTGGTCGGCCCTATCCTGATCCAGATGTTGAAGAACAGGAAGAGATGATACAGTGCATTATGTGTGAGGACTGGTTTCATGAAGAGCATCTTGGTCTTGAGTCTTCCGATGAG ATTCCAAGAGACGAGGAAGGAGAACCTCTCTATGAGGATTTCATATGCAAGACCTGCTCAGCAACTTGTTCTTTTCTAACACTGTATCCCCAGACTATCTGGGCAGCAGGGGGGCAGAGTGGTGATGTTACTGCTAATACTAGCAAGGATAAGAATGTGCTTGAAGATATTCCTTCAGCATGTGGATCTGGAAAGCTTGAGAATGATGCTTGTTCTCATGGTTCTGGAGAGGATATAATGGCTAATGCTAATTGTGGCTCTATATCTGTTGCCAAGACATCTCTTATCGGAGAGAGTTCTGAGAAGAATATCGATTCAAATCAAAGCACAAAGGATGCCAACCTTCAGACTCCTTGTGTTCTTGGAGTTGATACAGTGGCTACTTTTCCTGTTCTAGAAAGTAAACCACTGTTTCTTGCTAAAAACTGGAGGGATACTCTTTGCAGATGTGATAAATGCTTAGATATGTACAGTCAGAATCACGCAAGTTATTTTCTTGACAAGGAGGACTCAATTGCTGAGTACGAGAAAATGGCAAAGGAGAAGAGGGAAGAAAAGTTGCAGAAGCAGGAGGGTGCTGAGCTTAGCTTTTTCAATAAACTGGGTCATATTGAGAAGATGGAGATTTTGAGCGGCATCGCCGACTTTAAGGAAGAGTTTCGTACTTTTCTG GAATCGTTTGACACATCAAAGACTATCACATCTTCTGATGTCCATCAGATTTTTGAGAATCTTGCAAAGAAGCGTCGGCGGATGGAGTGA
- the LOC8287774 gene encoding uncharacterized protein LOC8287774, whose translation MGNCIGSRTRKRLHEEDDHDMEEQYQDYVQEQKWESEFGKETSNDFEKGGLKIKIILTKEELQWLMLQLNGGEGKKLEGVLQEIERERERGKVSRAWKPSLESIKESPEGLEMERS comes from the coding sequence ATGGGGAATTGCATTGGGTCACGCACAAGAAAGCGATTACACGAAGAGGATGACCATGACATGGAAGAACAGTATCAGGATTATGTCCAAGAACAAAAATGGGAATCCGAGTTTGGTAAAGAAACTAGTAACGATTTTGAGAAAGGTGgtcttaagattaagataatTCTTACGAAGGAGGAATTACAGTGGCTGATGTTGCAGCTCAACGGTGGTGAAGGGAAGAAATTAGAAGGTGTTCTGCAAGAAAtcgaaagagaaagagagagaggcaAGGTTAGCAGAGCCTGGAAACCTTCTTTGGAAAGCATCAAGGAGAGTCCTGAAGGGCTTGAAATGGAAAGATCTTGA